A section of the Kluyveromyces lactis strain NRRL Y-1140 chromosome F complete sequence genome encodes:
- the RSM19 gene encoding mitochondrial 37S ribosomal protein uS19m (highly similar to uniprot|P53733 Saccharomyces cerevisiae YNR037C), producing MFPSLRLLSRSVWKGPNIVPLPIKEALAKGTPIRTNARSATILPQFVGLKFQVHNGKEYVAFEVTEDMVGSKLGEFVPTRKRFSYTQTKNK from the coding sequence ATGTTCCCGTCATTGAGATTACTATCACGTTCTGTATGGAAAGGTCCAAATATAGTCCCATTACCAATAAAAGAAGCATTGGCCAAAGGTACGCCCATTAGAACAAATGCCAGATCTGCCACCATATTACCTCAATTTGTCGGACTGAAATTCCAAGTGCATAATGGTAAGGAGTATGTCGCGTTTGAAGTGACAGAAGATATGGTAGGAAGTAAGCTAGGAGAATTCGTAccaacaagaaagagattCAGTTATACTCAAACTAAGAACAAATGA
- the SRB8 gene encoding Srb8p (similar to uniprot|P25648 Saccharomyces cerevisiae YCR081W SRB8 RNA polymerase II mediator complex subunit), producing the protein MSPSKYLLTPPEELHPLTDSNPQIYPDFDPWIHTKEEDKILKEFVAKGYYTASRVNFETISARSALQGSLPKVSSLLGDELSKIIEIREQEINRISTLDIEDSTRFTKWSGQDFHLPNRVTLTDQKRNLWLQELSSSNTSLRKLTKSVPHGFRKRHILEQCYTQFVPIYRVIWLIKSCYAIEWKGMISKAKGETTHEELLSTLYKDWTDNMVLILEKLVFEVSKYYNDPGQLKYWKLRIAHYLKILGNCYEMELLNRSTLHQWLVDFLSKIESFEFYPMTLHILSIFWSGILGTTEEDTEIESSFLIIKLSEILLRKYHIISESKCMINDSKYIINDVQRNSKLKESVLLRLRQFISHIFHTQSLEAFIMPKQNWNIYKNYLYQILLQNVSDEETPKLKKKLKLISYRNESLRLGSLDVEPSRETSPFSTELTLDNVFSGNILNLKNVSPELLGVLDSGLSGSEWSLFIDQKITKMEQVIEIILWAINPSRKHRYDSCHLVAKILVLKINSQESFQEYSIEDVIWSLIFHFSKLSKLELQKIVWLPKLHQLLNVFIGYGIIKVPTYIRRLISSGVLYLPESENKNFHCKLLINLKISPIMKSQYNMVLKNVMEYAPHFYEKYNFDKLVSIFESLKPKLLSGDFERLEEYPGSIRIMCSEWYLSQICFNQGELQKVNNHKIIKTFQLFCINLGELHHFFGWAEYIVYHQLIDDLENLEVFTDILLYLDKAFLLLINDHILFMKTLLHSYMRDLRIKDKAAFELINFKSFWKFFVKNCANMIEMDSSLQNQIAEVFELERHRKDHFTKMPNETVSLYLEITGNKNTKFEEQNFPSVIQQNIKKVLHNPEDESNCRKLLLLCKASHASEYNKFLSIFVKRGDFTVHELLKLISLKLLSFEVIQKTSHFDLLCELVSQVSFNYGLNFENEKNAFVKRNFKQITLQLFSRPTFRDTLVRMLVEYGPNSNLSEKSAQVVSHILREEKNMSIIRDMLIYGMNIENEAIDNTIDLYRYLNFTNTWLFQILTEFNVKNSNAEDLSDFFSSIVGAIGYNSLLPKIFSNISDKKQVSTLLTVIERQFLARVLETEKSALVFLHIMMDTEIVLSRHLVNMSSLGMDSEVLELFKNTIATFAKMPNDTLKKYDENLNELLKIVIIHEKFILRHCFESIELRDHYMVDNFYTLFHNTGKDLKLKLLLYDLLTSLKSYILNETKDQALHSIKMPSVLNQLPKFAISSFLDSEGTEDEFLDKDEPSLIRLGICDKQAKTNSALKYFVFNKKSSQFDCIFKIEPFQYLVNYQEPLEGELNNTSLSLGLFDARLEKTNPS; encoded by the coding sequence ATGTCACCGTCAAAATATTTACTAACTCCTCCGGAGGAATTACATCCGCTCACCGACTCCAACCCACAAATCTATCCTGATTTTGATCCGTGGATTCACACCAAAGAGGAGGATAAGATACTTAAAGAGTTCGTGGCAAAAGGCTACTATACTGCTTCTAGGGTAAACTTTGAAACCATTTCTGCTCGTTCAGCTTTACAAGGATCACTTCCCAAAGTTTCCTCATTGTTAGGAGATGAATTATCCAAGATTATTGAGATAcgagaacaagaaattaatAGGATAAGTACACTGGACATAGAAGACAGTACAAGGTTCACTAAATGGTCCGGTCAAGATTTTCATTTGCCTAACAGAGTCACGCTTACAGATCAAAAGAGGAATCTGTGGCTTCAGGAATTAAGCTCATCGAACACATCATTGCGGAAATTAACTAAATCTGTTCCTCATGGATTTAGGAAAAGGCACATTTTGGAACAATGCTACACACAATTCGTTCCAATATATCGTGTCATATGGCTAATCAAAAGTTGCTATGCTATTGAATGGAAAGGAATGATCTCAAAAGCCAAAGGAGAAACCACCCATGAAGAGCTTCTTAGTACTTTGTACAAAGACTGGACCGATAATATGGTCCTTATCCTTGAGAAATTGGTTTTTGAAGTCAGTAAATATTACAATGATCCGGGGCAGTTGAAATATTGGAAGCTACGCATCGctcattatttgaagattctAGGTAACTGTTATGAAATGGAACTATTAAACAGATCTACTTTGCATCAATGGCTGGTAGATTTTTTAAGTAAAATAGAGAGCTTCGAATTCTATCCTATGACATTGCATATCCTTTCTATCTTCTGGAGTGGAATTCTTGGgacaacagaagaagatacAGAAATAGAATCATCGTTTTTGATAATAAAGCTTTCAGAAATTCTATTACGAAAGTACCACATCATATCTGAGTCCAAGTGTATGATTAATGACTCGAAGTATATCATAAATGATGTCCAGAGAAATTCAAAACTCAAAGAGTCTGTTTTATTACGGTTGCGGCAGTTTATTTCCCATATTTTCCATACTCAATCCTTAGAAGCGTTCATCATGCCAAAGCAAAATTGGAACATCTATAAGAATTACTTGTATCAAATATTACTTCAGAATGTCTCTGATGAAGAGACCCCAAAgttaaaaaagaaattgaaattgatatcatATAGGAATGAATCGTTACGGTTGGGATCCCTTGATGTGGAACCTTCTCGAGAAACCTCTCCTTTCAGCACTGAACTTACCTTAGACAATGTTTTCTCAggaaatattttgaatctCAAGAATGTGAGCCCAGAATTACTCGGTGTATTAGATAGTGGCCTTTCAGGCTCAGAGTGGAGCTTATTTATTGACCAAAAAATTACGAAAATGGAACAGgtcattgaaattattcTATGGGCAATCAATCCTTCACGTAAGCATCGATATGACAGTTGTCATTTAGTTGCGAAAATATTAGTTTTAAAAATCAATTCTCAAGAATCATTCCAAGAATACAGCATTGAGGATGTTATATGGAGTCttattttccatttttctAAATTATCAAAGTTAGAATTGCAGAAAATCGTATGGCTTCCGAAGTTGcatcaacttttgaatgTCTTTATTGGTTATGGAATAATTAAAGTCCCAACATACATCAGACGTTTGATAAGTTCTGGTGTACTCTATTTGCCAGAATCCGAGAATAAAAATTTCCACTGTAAACTCCTTATCAATTTAAAGATATCACCTATTATGAAGTCGCAATATAACATGGTGTTAAAGAATGTTATGGAGTACGCTCCTCACTTTTATGAGAAGTACAATTTTGACAAGTTAGTGTCGATCTTTGAAAGCCTTAAACCTAAACTTCTTAGTGGTGATTTTGAAAGGCTTGAGGAGTATCCAGGAAGCATACGGATTATGTGCTCCGAATGGTATTTATCTCAAATCTGTTTTAATCAAGGGGAACTTCAGAAGGTCAATAATCATAAGATCATCAAAACATTCCAACTTTTTTGTATCAATCTAGGAGAGTTACATCACTTTTTTGGGTGGGCTGAGTATATTGTTTATCATCAATTAATTGATGACCTTGAAAACTTAGAAGTATTCACTGACATTTTGCTTTATTTGGACAAAGCTTTTCTTTTACTTATCAATGATCATATTTTATTTATGAAGACATTATTACACAGTTATATGAGGGATCTACGGATAAAAGACAAAGCAGCTTTTGAATTGATAAATTTTAAGAGTTTTTGGAAGTTTTTCGTTAAGAATTGTGCAAACATGATTGAAATGGACTCGTCGTTGCAGAATCAAATTGCTGAAGTTTTCGAGTTAGAGAGACACCGGAAAGATCACTTTACTAAAATGCCAAACGAAACGGTGTCGTTATACCTGGAAATAACCGGTAATAAGAATACGAAGTTTGAAGAGCAGAACTTTCCTAGTGTGATCCAGcaaaatattaaaaagGTTCTTCATAATCCCGAAGATGAATCCAATTGTAGAAAACTCTTGTTACTATGCAAGGCCTCACACGCCTCAGAGTATAATAAGtttttgtcaatttttgTGAAAAGAGGAGACTTCACTGTTCATGAATTATTAAAACTTATTTCATTAAAATTACTAAGTTTTGAGGTAATTCAGAAGACATCACattttgatttattatgTGAATTAGTGTCACAAGTAAGCTTTAATTATGGTCTAAATTtcgaaaatgaaaagaatgcCTTTGTCAAGAGgaatttcaaacaaatcactcttcaacttttcagtCGACCTACATTCAGGGACACTTTAGTGAGAATGCTAGTGGAATATGgtccaaattcaaatttgagTGAAAAATCTGCTCAAGTTGTCAGCCACATTTtaagagaagagaaaaacaTGTCTATCATTAGAGATATGTTGATATATGGAATGAATATCGAAAATGAAGCAATAGACAACACCATTGATCTATATCGGTATTTGAACTTCACCAATACTTGGTTGTTCCAGATACTCACCGAATTCAATGTAAAAAACTCTAATGCTGAAGATCTATCGGACTTTTTCTCCAGCATCGTCGGCGCAATTGGTTACAACTCATTATTACCAAAAATATTCAGTAATATCTCAGACAAAAAACAAGTGTCGACCCTTTTGACAGTTATTGAAAGACAATTTTTAGCAAGAGTTTTGGAGACAGAAAAATCTGCGTTAGTCTTCTTGCATATAATGATGGATACAGAAATTGTACTAAGCAGGCATCTGGTAAATATGTCAAGCCTGGGGATGGATTCAGAGGTTTTGGAACTGTTCAAAAATACTATTGCTACATTTGCAAAAATGCCTAACGATACATTAAAGAAATACGACGAAAACTTGAACGAGCTATTAAAGATCGTTATCATTCATGAGAAGTTCATATTGAGACAttgttttgaatcaattgagCTCCGTGATCACTATATGGTTGACAATTTCTATACTTTGTTCCATAACACCGGTAAAGACTTGAAGTTGAAGCTACTACTTTATGATCTCCTAACTTCTCTAAAGTCTTATATTTTAAACGAAACAAAGGATCAGGCTCTGCACTCAATAAAAATGCCAAGcgttttgaatcaattgcCGAAATTCGCGATTTCGTCTTTCTTAGATTCTGAAGGtactgaagatgaattCCTTGATAAAGACGAGCCAAGTCTAATTCGTTTAGGTATATGTGATAAACAGGCCAAAACGAACTCAGCTTTAAAATACTTCGTCTTCAATAAGAAGTCATCTCAGTTCGATTGTATCTTCAAGATTGAACCTTTCCAATATTTGGTTAACTATCAAGAGCCACTGGAAGGCGAATTGAATAATACCAGTTTGAGCTTAGGTTTATTCGATGCAAGGTTGGAAAAGACTAATCCCTCTTAG
- the ARC35 gene encoding Arc35p (similar to uniprot|P53731 Saccharomyces cerevisiae YNR035C ARC35 Subunit of the ARP2/3 complex which is required for the motility and integrity of cortical actin patches required for cortical localization of calmodulin) — MLHLKPYNLLVQKTLTEALEAYNNGSPLTLDRIISDFDYTTLHITNDGTDKSNLLVSIRTKATQSCNESGNDLQGFLQAKFDEVPGLALSSAKKEAGYDFTITVDLSQITAQSIVQASLFKILVMSYPFYLAFGQSNALSQLNEIDQVEKSKEARAMVIKYRDDENIYIKPSFDRITVIFETIFQDETDKVFGKVFLQEFVDARKRNRSIQSAPQVLFSHEPPLEIQEVAQQHAHVAGAKKSTRRFITFVLFPRHYSSDELMFTSVSQLALFRNYFHYHIKCAKAYMHSRMRYRVDTFIKVLNRAKLDEETESDSRRTITGRKMVY; from the coding sequence ATGTTACACCTTAAACCATACAACCTATTGGTCCAAAAGACATTAACAGAAGCTTTGGAAGCTTACAACAATGGGTCTCCTTTAACTTTGGACAGAATCATCTCCGACTTTGATTATACAACGTTACACATCACCAACGATGGCACTGATAAGTCGAACCTATTAGTTTCCATCAGAACCAAGGCTACGCAATCTTGTAATGAGAGTGGGAACGATTTACAAGGGTTCTTGCAGGCAAAATTCGATGAAGTACCAGGTTTGGCTCTATCATCTGCTAAAAAGGAGGCCGGTTACGATTTTACCATTACTGTTGATCTATCTCAAATCACTGCGCAATCTATTGTGCAAGCATCTTTGTTTAAGATCCTTGTAATGTCATATCCATTCTATTTAGCGTTTGGCCAGAGTAATgctctttctcaattgaatgaaatagACCAAGTggaaaaatcaaaggaGGCCAGGGCTATGGTTATCAAATAcagagatgatgaaaacatATACATCAAGCCGTCCTTTGATCGTATCACTGTTATATTCGAAACTATATTCCAAGATGAAACTGACAAAGTTTTCGGTAAAGTTTTCCTACAAGAATTCGTAGACgcaagaaagagaaatagATCCATCCAATCTGCGCCTCAAGTGCTATTCTCCCATGAACCACCTTTGGAAATTCAAGAAGTAGCCCAACAACACGCTCACGTTGCAGGTGCTAAGAAGTCTACCAGGAGATTCATCACATTTGTATTGTTCCCACGTCACTACTCCTCCGATGAACTAATGTTCACATCTGTGTCACAGCTTGCCCTATTCAGGAACTATTTCCATTACCATATCAAGTGTGCTAAGGCATACATGCATTCAAGAATGAGATATCGTGTTGATACATTCATCAAGGTCTTGAATAGAGCAAAGCTAGACGAAGAAACTGAATCCGATTCACGTAGAACAATCACCGGTAGAAAAATGGTCTACTAA
- the MRPS12 gene encoding mitochondrial 37S ribosomal protein uS12m (highly similar to uniprot|P53732 Saccharomyces cerevisiae YNR036C), which yields MFKQVFGLSSSLTRLSLRNVRSSIAFAPPLQQRSFSYTSPIQATLNQIKRGVKPPGRKKITESPDLEVCPIRKGVVLRVMVLKPKKPNSAQRKACRVRLTNGNIVSAYIPGEGHNAQEHSIVYVRGGRCQDLPGVKYHVVRGAGDLAGVVNRISSRSKYGVKKPTKE from the coding sequence ATGTTCAAACAGGTTTTCGGATTGAGCAGTAGTCTGACTAGACTATCGTTGCGTAATGTTCGTTCAAGCATAGCATTTGCACCACCACTGCAACAACGTTCTTTCTCATATACTTCACCAATACAAGCCACGTTGAACCAAATAAAGAGAGGGGTCAAGCCTCCTGGCCGTAAGAAGATCACTGAATCCCCAGATTTGGAGGTATGCCCGATTCGTAAAGGAGTTGTGCTAAGAGTGATGGTATTGAAGCCAAAGAAACCTAATTCTGCTCAGAGAAAAGCTTGTAGAGTGAGATTAACCAATGGTAACATTGTTTCTGCATATATCCCAGGCGAAGGCCATAACGCACAAGAGCACAGTATTGTATATGTTCGTGGAGGCCGTTGCCAAGATTTACCTGGTGTGAAATATCATGTTGTCCGTGGTGCCGGTGATTTGGCCGGTGTTGTCAACAGAATCAGCTCCAGATCGAAGTACGGTGTGAAGAAACCAACAAAGGAGTAA
- the PTC6 gene encoding type 2C protein phosphatase PTC6 (similar to uniprot|P25646 Saccharomyces cerevisiae YCR079W Hypothetical ORF) gives MGKTQSFIHLRPADLLQKTAGRSTLQTTAASHAASKETKPHMLRVHLNKYPGFIGHATSRINRLYNEDSYSMNILKLPTTIAESSLLNSKKSIATKMKLWKELPPQRNVLNISIFDGHGGDRVSKMLASGLHDHITAMVPIRQEFDAVLKKYQDLVGGKYWSRIYKGRKEYYERYIKKCNTKVEQVLLTDGVAPKNGARMIFDKWGNIIDKTSLLSEYERLRLYISYLNYDLNEICGFSSDLEPEEAMKIFTGGSTASSLFLTSYNEEECYDESFFIAPQGLLKLAVTQIGDTKIILCDKNGIAHSLAKVHHPSSSRESRRLGGQFQTDSFGDTRFLNNFANTRSFGDRIGKRDGLTCEPDIYSYLIGPTKMLPHAERSKLQFGGDECFLCLVTDGVTELMSDQELCDLITSTVNNRGLKTASPHFCAQEVLQYVMAISSKHSDNATCVILRLPNWGNWPVIDRTGAIREEKLLSGVSGGERSSG, from the coding sequence ATGGGTAAAACCCAGTCATTCATTCACCTAAGGCCAGCTGATCTTCTACAAAAGACAGCTGGCAGATCGACTCTACAAACTACAGCGGCAAGCCATGCTGCTTcgaaagaaacaaaaccTCATATGTTAAGGGTtcatttgaacaaatatcCTGGTTTCATCGGGCATGCGACTTCAAGGATTAATAGACTATACAACGAGGATTCTTATTCTATGAATATTCTGAAGTTGCCAACAACTATAGCCGAAAGCTCGTTGTTAAACTCAAAAAAATCGATCGCTACTAAGATGAaactttggaaagaattACCTCCCCAGAGAAAcgttttgaatatttctaTATTTGACGGTCATGGAGGAGATCGTGTCTCTAAGATGCTGGCTTCAGGTTTGCACGATCATATAACAGCTATGGTCCCCATCAGACAAGAGTTTGACGCTGtattaaaaaaatatcagGACTTAGTGGGGGGGAAGTACTGGTCGAGGATATACAAAGGTAGAAAGGAGTACTATGAGAGGTATATCAAAAAATGTAACACTAAAGTGGAGCAAGTCCTACTCACGGACGGTGTAGCGCCAAAAAATGGGGCAAGAATGATCTTTGACAAATGGGGAAACATTATTGACAAGACAAGCTTGTTGAGTGAATACGAACGTTTACGTTTGTACATATCCTACCTCAATTATGACTTAAATGAAATATGTGGATTTTCTTCGGATTTAGAACCAGAAGAAGcaatgaaaatattcaCTGGTGGCTCGACTGCTTCAAGCCTTTTTTTAACCTCTtataatgaagaagaatgtTACGATgaatcatttttcattgcacCACAGGGCTTACTAAAACTGGCTGTAACTCAAATCGGTGACACTAAAATTATACTTTGTGACAAGAATGGTATTGCTCATTCTTTGGCTAAAGTTCATCATCCTTCATCAAGTAGAGAGTCCAGAAGACTTGGAGGTCAATTCCAAACTGACTCCTTCGGTGATACTAGatttttgaacaattttgCAAATACACGATCCTTTGGCGATCGGATCGGAAAACGTGATGGTCTAACGTGCGAGCCGGACATTTATTCGTACCTCATTGGACCAACCAAAATGTTACCACATGCtgaaagatcaaaattGCAGTTCGGTGGTGATGAATGTTTCTTATGTTTAGTGACAGACGGAGTAACTGAATTGATGAGCGATCAAGAACTCTGTGATCTCATCACCTCCACAGTGAACAATAGAGGTTTGAAAACTGCTTCTCCACACTTCTGTGCTCAGGAAGTTTTACAATATGTTATGGCTATTAGCTCTAAACATTCTGATAATGCTACTTGCGTAATTCTGCGGTTACCGAACTGGGGAAATTGGCCTGTCATTGATCGCACTGGTGCGATTAGAGAGGAAAAGCTACTAAGTGGTGTATCCGGTGGAGAAAGATCTAGTGGTTGA
- the DBP6 gene encoding putative ATP-dependent RNA helicase DBP6 (similar to uniprot|P53734 Saccharomyces cerevisiae YNR038W DBP6 Essential protein involved in ribosome biogenesis, putative ATP-dependent RNA helicase of the DEAD-box protein family): protein MFAARFDPTKVTENVLTAEVTQIKEPTVPQKRKRDAETDDEGSGEDDASSSEDDASSSEDDSDTISEQDENKVASVAPTETSQQSVDAKHSSVLNRFQQTLSLQGALSASDKVSSDNDVHDEDVSMKDVHSLTPIPQPAKVTNEALKLLDPSTYKSTAWDAATKIHYDSKMVKQFDSYEGELDARLLKNITSNFSSETFPIQTILFDKVLPLLNSSFKANRKLFTRRVGDILVNASTGSGKTLAYSVPLVQILRSRTVNKVRAIILVPTKILIHQVYDCLSKLSQGTSLNVSMSKLENSLKEEHNKFLYNSPDILIITPGRLVDHLQMESFDLKTLKFLVLDEADRLLNQSFQNWNQVLFHHLTNDKQDKRPGNVIKMVFSATLTTNAEKLYNLYLHNPKIFLTDSVKLYSIPKKLQELNVNIPTAKSLFKPLLLLRIIHDIKSSASRNAKILVFVKSNEASIRLESLLHAMLGSGIIEDEYNMFLSSIHSNISKGSSRKLIQEFASSEQKKSVLISTDIMARGIDINEITHVINYDLPISSQQYVHRCGRTARANTEGIAINLLVGKGEQKFWSQHIDTDLSRDIDGYQPSAYLDEEKLSELFSIEDTLKDTYKGCIKQLQTSKEADSK from the coding sequence ATGTTTGCTGCAAGGTTTGATCCTACTAAGGTGACTGAAAATGTACTAACAGCTGAAGTCACACAAATAAAAGAACCCACTGTGCCCcaaaagaggaaaagaGATGCGGaaactgatgatgaaggCTCTGGTGAGGACGATGCTTCCAGCAGTGAGGATGATGCTTCCAGCAGTGAGGATGATTCCGATACAATTAGTGAGCAAGATGAAAACAAGGTTGCATCTGTTGCGCCTACAGAAACTTCTCAGCAATCAGTTGATGCAAAGCACAGTTCCGTATTAAATAGATTTCAACAGACTCTTTCCCTGCAAGGTGCGTTGAGCGCTTCAGACAAGGTCAGTAGTGACAACGATGTACACGATGAGGACGTATCCATGAAAGATGTTCACAGTCTTACCCCAATTCCTCAACCGGCCAAAGTGACCAATGAAGCCTTGAAGCTTCTAGATCCGTCTACATATAAATCCACTGCGTGGGATGCAGCAACCAAAATTCATTACGATAGTAAAATGGTTAAACAATTCGATAGCTACGAAGGTGAATTAGATGCACGTCTGCTTAAAAATATTACCTCCAATTTCTCATCTGAAACGTTCCCTATTCAGACCATTCTATTCGATAAAGTGCTCCCGCTTCTAAACTCATCTTTTAAAGCAAACAGAAAACTTTTCACAAGACGAGTTGGTGATATATTAGTAAACGCATCAACTGGTTCCGGTAAGACCTTAGCATATTCTGTCCCTTTGGTTCAAATTTTGAGATCTAGAACAGTGAATAAAGTTAGGGCAATAATTTTGGTTCCTACTAAAAttttaattcatcaagtCTACGATTGTCTCTCTAAACTAAGTCAAGGGACCAGTCTCAATGTATCAATGTCGAAACTCGAGAACtccttgaaagaagaacacaACAAATTTTTGTATAACTCTCCAGACATTCTAATCATCACTCCGGGCAGACTGGTCGATCACTTGCAGATGGAATCATTTGACCTAAAAACTTTGAAGTTCTTAGTCCTTGATGAAGCAGACCGACTATTAAATCAGTCATTCCAAAATTGGAACCAAGTGCTTTTCCACCATTTGACAAACGATAAGCAGGATAAACGTCCAGGAAACGTAATCAAAATGGTCTTTTCTGCTACTTTGACTACGAATGCAGAAAAGTTGTACAATTTGTATCTCCACAACCCCAAGATCTTCCTCACAGATTCTGTTAAATTATATTCAATACCTAAGAAATTGCAAGAACTCAATGTCAATATTCCTACTGCTAAGAGTCTGTTCAAGCCACTACTCTTACTAAGAATAATACACGACATCAAGAGCAGTGCTTCGAGAAACGCTAAAATATTAGTGTTTGTGAAGAGTAACGAAGCTTCGATCAGATTAGAAAGCTTATTACATGCCATGTTAGGATCAGGAATAATTGAAGATGAGTATAATATGTTCctttcatcaattcattCGAACATCTCGAAGGGTAGTAGCAGAAAACTAATACAGGAATTTGCATCCTcagaacaaaagaaatcagTTTTAATTTCAACGGACATAATGGCTAGAGGTATCGATATAAATGAAATTACTCATGTGATAAACTATGATCTACCGATCTCCTCTCAACAATATGTTCATCGTTGTGGTAGAACTGCAAGGGCTAATACTGAGGGTATAGCAATTAACCTTCTAGTTGGTAAGGGTGAACAGAAATTCTGGTCACAACATATTGACACTGACCTCAGTCGTGACATTGATGGTTATCAACCATCTGCTTACCTTGACGAAGAAAAGTTGTCTGAATTATTCTCTATTGAAGACACTTTGAAGGATACGTACAAGGGTTGTATCAAACAACTCCAAACCAGCAAAGAAGCAGACAGTAAATAG